Genomic window (Gammaproteobacteria bacterium):
TCGTGCTTGCGCGCCAGGCTGACGGCCAGCGACGAGGACTGGTAACAGGCCTCGGCGGAGCGGATCAGCGGGTGCGCGCTCACCGGCACGTCGTCGCCGTACTGCCCGCGCAGGCGCTGCTCGTTGGCGCGGATCACCGCGTTGTCCTCGCAATGGGTGGCGATCAGCACCGGGCACTCGGCGAAGATGCGTTCCAGCGTCGCCGGGTCGTCGACCAGCATGTTGCCGGTGGATGCGCCCATGAACACCTTCACGCCGCAGGTCTGCTCCGGCCGCACCGCGCGGATCTCGTCGATGTTGTCGTTGGCGCCGCCGAGGTAGAAGGCGAAATTGGCGCGGGCGCGGCCGGCCGCCGCCAGGTACTTGTCCGCCAGCGCCGGCCGGCTGGTGGCATTGGGGATGGTGTTCGGCATGTCCATGAAGCTGGTGATGCCGCCGGCCACCGCCGAGGACGATTCGGTGGCGATGTCGCCCTTGTGCGTCAGGCCGGGCTCGCGGAAGTGCACCTGGTCGTCGATCATGCCGGGCAGCAGGTGGCGGCCGCGGGCATCGATGACCCTGTCGACCTGCTGTCCGGTGAAGCCGAAGCCCACCCGTTCGATGTGGCCGTCGCGGACGAGCACGTCGCCCTGGGTGATCTGTCCCTCGTTGACGATGCTGGCGTTGACGATGAGCAGGGTCTTGCCGGTCATGATGTGGCGAAGCGGTCCGTCGCTGAGATGAGTTCGTGGGTGATGCCGGGCTCGAAGGCCGAGTGGCCGGCATCCGGGACGAGGCGGAAGTCGGCCTCCGGCCAGGCCTCGTGCAGGTCCCAGGCGGTGGTCATGGGGCACACCACGTCGTAGCGCCCCTGGACGATGACGCCCGGGATGTGGCGGATGCGTCCGACGTCCCGCAACAGCTGGTCGGGAGCGTCGAGGAAACCGCCATGGGCGAAATAGTGGGCCTCGATGCGCGCCAATGCCAGCGAAAAGTCGTCGGCGCCGAAGCGCTCCACCGTCGCCGGCGACTCCAACAGGTGGCTGGTGGCGCCCTCCCAGACCGACCAGGCCCGCGCCGCCGCCTGCGCCACCGCCGGGTCATCGCCGGTGAGGCGCCGGTGATAGGCGGCAAGCAGGTCGCCACGCTCCTCGGGCGGGATGGGCGCCAGGTATTGCTGCCAGCGGTCGGGAAACAGCTCGCTCGCGCCGTGCTGGTAGAACCAGGCAAGTTCCGCGGGACGCAGCATGAAGATGCCGCGCAGCACCAGCTGCGTCACACGCAGCGGGTGCGCCTCGGCGTAGGCCAGCGACAGCGTGCTGCCCCAGGAGCCGCCGAACACCAGCCAGCGGTCGATGCCGAGCGCCTCGCGCAGGCGCTCCATGTCCGCCACCAGCGCCGCCGTGGTGTTGTCGCGCAGCTCCGCGTGCGGGCGGCTGCGGCCGCAGCCGCGCTGGTCGAGCAGGACGATGCGATAGCGGGCGGGGTCGAAGAAGCGCCGCGCATTGCGATCGCCGCCGGCACCGGGGCCGCCGTGGACGAAGATCGCGGGCTTGCCATGCGGGTTGCCGCACTCCTCGTAGTAGAGGTCATGCAGCGGCGAGACGCGCAGGTAGCCGCTCCGGCAGGGCTCGAGTTCCGGATAAAGGCCACGGCGCACGGTGCGGGCATCTGCAGCAATGGAAGACATCGCCGGCAGTATAGCCGCATCCCCCGCGCGGCGGCCGCGGGCGCCGGCGGCGCGCCTGCTAGAATCGCCGCCTCTTTCCCCGCCCAGGCCGAGTGTGCACATGAAACCCACCGCCCGCATCGCCTTCGTCTGTCTCCTCGCCGCCCTGGGCAATGCCGCCCCCGCTGCCGCCGGCATCGACATTCCCTACCGCATGCAGGTGCTCGACAACGGCCTCACGGTCATCGTCAACGAGGACCACAAGGCACCGGTGGTGGCCGTGAACATCTGGTATCACGTGGGCTCGAAGAACGAGGTGCGCGGCCGCACCGGCTTCGCCCATCTGTTCGAGCACCTGATGTTCCAGGGCTCCGAGCACCACGACGGCGAGTTCCTCACCGCCCTCGAGGACCTCGGCGCCACCGACTTCAACGGCACCACCTGGTTCGACCGCACCAATTACTTCCAGACCGTGCCGAAGAACGCCCTCGACTCCATCCTCTGGCTCGAATCCGACCGCATGGGACACTTCCTCGGCGCCATCACCCAGGCCAAGCTCGACGAGCAGCGTGGCGTGGTGCAGAACGAGAAGCGGCAGGGTGACAACCAGCCCTACGGGCGCGTCTGGGACTACCTGCAGCCGGCGCTGTTCCCGCCGCAGCACCCGTACTCCTGGGAGACCATCGGCTCCATGGAGGACCTCGACGCCGCGACGCTGGACAACGTCCGCGACTGGTTCAAGGCCTACTACGGGCCCAACAACGCGGTGCTGGCCATCGCCGGCGACATCACCGCCGAGGAGGCCTTCGCCAAGGCGAAGCTCTACTTCGGCGACCTGGCGCCCGTGCCACCCATCACGCGTCCCGGCGTGTGGATCCCGCGACTGGCGGGGAACCGCCTGATCACCATGCAGGATCGCGTGCCGCAGGCCCGCATCTACCGCGCCTGGACCGGCCCGAACTGGGGCACGGCCGATTCGCGCCACCTGACGCTGGCGGCGGCGGTGCTGGCGGGCGACAAGAACTCTCGCCTCTACCAGCGCCTCGTCTACCGGGACCGCATCGCCAGCGACGTGGCGCTGGAGGTGCTGCCGCTGGAGATGGCCGGCATCACCGACCTCGAGGTCACCGCCCAGCCCGGCGTCGAGCCCGCCACCATCGAGGCCGCGATCCAGGAGGAACTCGACGCCTTCATGGGCAAGGGCCCGACCCGCAAGGAACTCGAACGCGTCGCCTCGCAGTATCGCGCCGGTTTCCTCCACGGCATCGAGCAGGTCGGCGGCTTCAACGGCAAGGCCGGCATCCTCGCCGAAAGCATGACGCTCGGCGGCAGCCCGGACGCCTGGAAGCAGGACCTGGCGGTACTGGATACCGCAAGCCCCGAGGACCTGCGGCGCGTGGCGCGGGAGTGGCTTGGCGGCGGTTCGGTCACGCTGCGCGTGCTGCCCTACGGGAAGCCGGTGGCGGACGCCGGCGGTGCAGATCGCAGCCGGATGCCGGCACCCGGTCCGGCACCGGCGGTCGGCTTCCCCGCGGTGGAGCGGGCGAGCCTCGCCAACGGCCTGAAGATCGAACTGGTGCCACGGCCCGGCATCGGCTTCGTCCAGGCCCAGCTGGTGCTCGACGGCGGCTTCGCCACCGATCCGCCGGGCCACCCCGGCACCGCCAGCCTCGCCATGGCGATGCTGGACGAGGGCACGCGCTCGCGCAGCACCATGCAGATCAGCGGGGAGCTGGCGCTGCTCGGCGCCAGCCTCGGCACCTCGGTCAGCCTCGACAACGCGGCGGTCAGCCTCTCGGCGCTGAGCGACAAGCTCGCGCCCTCCTTCGACATCTTCGCCGACGTCATCCTGAATGCCAGCTTCCCGCAGTCCGAACTCGAGCGCCTGCGCGGACTGGCGCTGGCCGGGCTGCGACAGGAAAAGAACCGCCCCAACGCCATGGCGCTGCGCGTGCTGCCCAAGCTGCTCTACGGCGCCGGACACCCCTACGCGCAGCCGCTGACCGGCACCGGCACCGAAGCGGCCATCGAGGCCATGACCCGCGACGAGCTGGTGGCGTTCC
Coding sequences:
- the pip gene encoding prolyl aminopeptidase, translating into MSSIAADARTVRRGLYPELEPCRSGYLRVSPLHDLYYEECGNPHGKPAIFVHGGPGAGGDRNARRFFDPARYRIVLLDQRGCGRSRPHAELRDNTTAALVADMERLREALGIDRWLVFGGSWGSTLSLAYAEAHPLRVTQLVLRGIFMLRPAELAWFYQHGASELFPDRWQQYLAPIPPEERGDLLAAYHRRLTGDDPAVAQAAARAWSVWEGATSHLLESPATVERFGADDFSLALARIEAHYFAHGGFLDAPDQLLRDVGRIRHIPGVIVQGRYDVVCPMTTAWDLHEAWPEADFRLVPDAGHSAFEPGITHELISATDRFATS
- a CDS encoding dihydroorotase, which produces MTGKTLLIVNASIVNEGQITQGDVLVRDGHIERVGFGFTGQQVDRVIDARGRHLLPGMIDDQVHFREPGLTHKGDIATESSSAVAGGITSFMDMPNTIPNATSRPALADKYLAAAGRARANFAFYLGGANDNIDEIRAVRPEQTCGVKVFMGASTGNMLVDDPATLERIFAECPVLIATHCEDNAVIRANEQRLRGQYGDDVPVSAHPLIRSAEACYQSSSLAVSLARKHDARLHVLHLTTAREMELFTPGPVQGKRITAEVCVHHLYLDDSRYEDLGNLIKCNPAVKTAADRAALLAALQEDRIDVVATDHAPHPLREKEQPYLRAPAGLPLAQHALPLMLEHFHDGTLGLETIARKTSHAVADLFGIRDRGYVREGYWADLVLVDLQHGEEVRGDDLLYKVAWSPFEGMRFRSRVAMTLVNGVVVWEDGALTGEIPGRRLECHAAR
- a CDS encoding insulinase family protein, which produces MKPTARIAFVCLLAALGNAAPAAAGIDIPYRMQVLDNGLTVIVNEDHKAPVVAVNIWYHVGSKNEVRGRTGFAHLFEHLMFQGSEHHDGEFLTALEDLGATDFNGTTWFDRTNYFQTVPKNALDSILWLESDRMGHFLGAITQAKLDEQRGVVQNEKRQGDNQPYGRVWDYLQPALFPPQHPYSWETIGSMEDLDAATLDNVRDWFKAYYGPNNAVLAIAGDITAEEAFAKAKLYFGDLAPVPPITRPGVWIPRLAGNRLITMQDRVPQARIYRAWTGPNWGTADSRHLTLAAAVLAGDKNSRLYQRLVYRDRIASDVALEVLPLEMAGITDLEVTAQPGVEPATIEAAIQEELDAFMGKGPTRKELERVASQYRAGFLHGIEQVGGFNGKAGILAESMTLGGSPDAWKQDLAVLDTASPEDLRRVAREWLGGGSVTLRVLPYGKPVADAGGADRSRMPAPGPAPAVGFPAVERASLANGLKIELVPRPGIGFVQAQLVLDGGFATDPPGHPGTASLAMAMLDEGTRSRSTMQISGELALLGASLGTSVSLDNAAVSLSALSDKLAPSFDIFADVILNASFPQSELERLRGLALAGLRQEKNRPNAMALRVLPKLLYGAGHPYAQPLTGTGTEAAIEAMTRDELVAFRDAWFRPNHATLVVAGDTTMAQLQPLLERLFGHWQAGSVPVRQVGPARGTADNVLHILDRPGADQSVIFVGQLMPPKDNPDEFAIQAMNNILGGQSSARINMNLREDKHWSYGAYSVLRDARGQRPFFAYAPVQTDKTAEALRELRGELQAIAGSRPPTAAELDRVKNTEVLQLPGRWETASAVAGALAESVRFGLPDDYWQTYAAKVRAVSLADVDRAAREYLRPDREVFVVVGDRAKIEPALSKLGFARISAINADGDTP